CCGCCGCATGCTGCCCGAGGTGCTCACGCCCGCCATCAGCACCGAGGAGATGTCGGCGATCAGATGCAGCCGGGCGGTCAGCGCCTCCAGCGCGGCGGTGTGCGCGGCCGCCTGCTCGGTGGCGCTGCGGTGCAGGCTGAAGTCGTGGAAGACGAGCACCACACCGGCCCGGCGGCCGTCCAGCCAGAGCGGGGTGGTGGCCCAGGTGATCGGCACGGGCGTGCCGTCGGCGCGCAGGAAGTACTCCTCGCTGCCCTCCTCGGCCGACTCCGATCCGCGCAGCGGTTCGGTCATCGTGCACTGTTCGCGCGGGACCGGGCTGCCGTCGGCCTGGCGGTGCAGCAGGTCGTGCGCATCACGGCCGACCATCTCCGCCGCGGTGCGCCCGAGCAGTTCCTCGGCCCAGGGATTGGCGGAGGTGATCCGGCCGTCCGGGTCCATCGTGATCACTCCGGCGCCCAGGTCGTGCAGGACGGCCCCCGTGAAGTCCGCGTCCGGGGCACGGTCAGCGCCGCTCACGGCACCTCACCGCCTTTCCGTCCCTGTCCGGACCACCCTCGGCCCGTCCGGACCACCATCGGTTCCCCATGGGCCCAGTCTGAACCGTTTCGCGGCATCGGGCCGGGTCGGGAAGCGTGCGGGAGCACCCGTCCGGCGGGCAGTGATTACTCAGTCTTGGTTGAGCAGTCCAGACTGATGAAATTAGCGTGGAGCATCATGGGAGCAGGAGCGAAGGCAGGAACGGCGGGCCCCGGCTACAAGTGGATCGCGCTGTCCAACACCACACTCGGCGTGCTGATCGCCACGATGGACGCCTCCATCGTGATCATCTCGCTGCCCGCCATCTTCCGGGGGATCGGTCTCGACCCGCTCGCCCCCGGCAACATCGGCTATCTGCTGTGGATGATCCTCGGCTATCTGCTGGTCTCGGCCGTCCTCGTGGTCGTCCTCGGCCGGCTCGGCGACATGTTCGGCCGGGTGCGCATCTACAACCTGGGCTTCCTCATCTTCGCCTGCGCCTCCGTCGCGCTCTCCCTCGACCCGTTCCGCGCCGGCGCCGGCGCGCTGTGGCTGATCCTGTGGCGGATGGTGCAGGCCTTCGGCGGTTCCATGCTCACCGCCAACTCCGCGGCCATCCTCACCGACGCCTTTCCCTCCCGGCAGCGGGGCATGGCCCTCGGCATCAACCAGATCACCGCCCTCGCCGGACAGTTCCTCGGTCTGCTCGCCGGCGGCCTCCTCGCGGCCGTGGACTGGCGCGCGGTGTTCTGGGTGAGCGTTCCGGTGAGCATCACCGGCACCGTCTGGTCGTATCTGAGCCTGCGAGAGATCACCACCGGCCGCCCCGGCCGCGTCGACTGGTTCGGCAACGTCACCTTCGCGGCCGGCGCCGGCATCCTGCTCGCCGGCATCACCTACGGCATCCAGCCCTACGGCTCCGACGCCACCGGCTGGGGCAACCCCTGGGTCCTCGCCGGACTGTTCGGCGGGGTGTTCCTGCTGCTCGTCTTCTGCGTCGTCGAGAGCCGCGTCGCCGAACCCATGTTCAAGCTGTCCCTGTTCAAGGTGCGGGCGTTCGCCGCGGGCAACCTCGCCGCACTGCTCACCGCGATCGCCCGCGGAGGGCTGCAGTTCATGCTCATCATCTGGCTGCAGGGCATCTGGCTGCCGCTGCACGGCTACGAGTTCGAGGACACCCCGCTGTGGGCGGGCATCTTCATGCTGCCGCTGACCGTCGGCTTCCTGATCGCGGGCCCGGTCTCGGGCTTCCTCTCCGACCGGTTCGGCGCCCGGCTGTTCTCCACCACCGGACTGGTGCTGGTCGCCGCCTCCTTCCTCGGACTGCTCGCGCTCCCCGTCGACTTCGACTACCCGCTCTTCGCCGCGCTGCTGCTGCTCAGCGGCATCGGCCAGGGCATGTTCTCCTCGCCCAACACCTCCTCGATCATGGGCAGCGTCCCGCCGGAGTACCGGGGCGTGGCCTCCGGGATGCGCTCCACCTTCCAGAACTCGGGCACCGCCCTGTCCATCGGCGTGTTCTTCTCCCTGATGATCTCCGGGCTCGCCTCCTCCCTGCCCGCCGCGCTGAACAGCGGCCTCCAGGCGCACGGCGTACCGGCCGGCACCGCCGAACAGGCCGCGTCACTCCCGCCGGTGAGCACCCTGTTCGCGACGTTCCTCGGCAACAACCCCATCGCCCATCTGCTCGCCTCCGGTGACACGCTCGACCGGCTCACCACCGCCCAGCGTGACGTCCTCACCGGGCACAGCTTCTTCCCGCAGCTGGTCTCGGGACCGTTCCACCACGGGCTCACCATCGTGTTCGGCGTGGCCGCGGGCATGGCCCTGGTGGCCGCCGGCGCGTCCGCCCTGCGCGGCCGCCACCACCCGGGTCCGCGAAGCGAGTCCCCCGTCACCGACGACCCGGTCACCGACGACCCGGTCACCGACGACGGCCGGCGCCCCGCGCGCGAGCGCCGGTGACCTGTCGCCGGACCGGGGTCCGGTCCCCTCAGCCCTCGGTGCCGGCCGGGGCCGCCGCCGTGAACGTCACCTCTTTCGTCCCGACCGTCTCCGCCCGGCGGCCCGGGCCGTTGTGGAAACCCCAGTAGAGGTTGGTGTGGGCGATGACCTGCTCGGGGGCCGGTGCCCCATGGGCCGTGAGATCCTCCGTCGTGTGCGCGTCGCCGACCAGCGTCACGTCGTACCCCCGGACGAAGGCGCCGTGGAGCGTGGAGCGCACGCACATGTCGGTCTGCGCGCCGGTCACCACGACCCGCCCCACACCGCGCCCCGCGAGCACCTCCTCCAGCTCCGTGTCCTCGAAGGAGTCCCCGTACTTCTTGTGCACCACCGGCTCGCTCTCCCGGCGGACCAGCTCGGGCACGTACCGCCAGCCCTCGCTGTCCCGCACGAGGCCCTCGTCCGAGTGCTGCACCCACACCACGGGCACGTCCTCGGCGCGGGCCCGGTCCACCAGGGCGGCGATGTTGGCGACGACACCGTCGCGGTCGTGGGCGCCCGCCATCACGTCGTTCTGCACGTCGATCACGAGCAGCGCGGTGTGCGGCCGGCCGGACAAGGTCGTCATGGAAGCCCCCAGTAGTCGAGTCAGTGGTCGCGCCCGGTGGACGCGCCGGTGGTCGCGGGGGCTGCCGGCCCCCGCGTTCTTCCCTCGACATCCACACTAGGACCGACCACTGACAACGCCCCCCCCCGAGAAGCCGTCAGCCCTCGACCGCCGCCTCCTTGGCCGGCACGGCGGGGGCGGCTTCCGCTCCGCCCGACCCGCCGCCGCGCACCGCCGGGATGACCGCCGCGATCAGCGCGGAGACCAGCGCGAGTCCGCCGCCGACCAGCAGCGCCGTGCGGAACCCGGACTCGGAGGCGAAGGAGTGACCGCCCAGCGTCGTGGTCATCTGGGCGAGGATCACGCCGATGACGGCGGAACCGATCGAGGTGCCCAGCGAGCGCATCAGCGTGTTGAAACCGTTCGCGGCGGCCGTCTCGTTGAGCGGCACCGAACTCATGATCAGCGCGGGCATCGCCCCGTAGGCCAGCCCCACCCCGCTGTTGATGACGATGCCGACGACCATCAGCCCCCACGCCGAACCCATCAGCGGCATGGAGACGCCGTACCCCACGGCGATCACCAGCGCGCCGCAGACCAGCGTGAACTTCGGGCCCTGGGCGTTGGTGAGCTTCCCGCCGAGCGGCGAGACGAACATCATCATGACGCCGCCGGGCGCCATCCACAGGCCGGCCGCGAGCATCGACTGCCCCAGCCCGTACCCGGTGGCCTCGGGGAACTGCAGCAGCTGCGGCATGACCAGCATGCTCGCGTACATCGCGAAGCCGACGAAAATCGAGGCGGCGTTGGTGAGCAGCACCCGCGGGACGGCAGCGGTGCGCAGGTCGATCAGCGGATCGGTGGTGCGCCTCTCCCACCAGCCCCAGCCCGCCAGCGCGACGACGGCCAGCGCGAACAGACCCAGCGTGGTGGCCGAGCCCCAGCCCCAGTCGGCGCCCTCGGAGATCGCCAGCAGCAGGGAGACCAGACCGACGGCGAGACCGAGCGCGCCGGGCACGTCGAAGCGCTGGCCCTTCGCGCCCGCCGGGACGTCCGGGATCATGAACCAGATCAGGACCGCCACGACGACGGCCAGACCGGCCGAACCCCAGAACAGCACGCGCCAGTTCGCGTACTGCGCGACGGCCGCGGCGATCGGCAGGCCGAGCCCGCCGCCGATCCCCATGGAGGCGCTGACCAGCGCGATGGAGGAGCTGAGCTTCTCCATCGGGACCACGTCCCGCAGCAGGGCGATGCCGAGCGGCACCATGCCCATGCCCATCCCCTGCAGACCCCGCCCGATGATCATGGGCGTCACCGAGGACGACAGCGCACACACCACCGAGCCCGCGATCAGCGGCACGGCGCACGCGAGCAGCATCCGGCGCTTGCCCAGCAGATCGCCGAGGCGGCCGGATATCGGCACGCACACACCGCCGACGAGCAGGGTGATGGTGATGACCCAGGCGGCGTTCGCCGACGAGGTGTGCAGGATCTGCGGCAGCTCCGGGAGGAGCGGGGTGACCAGCGTCTGCATGATCGCTGCCGTGATGCCGGCCAGGGCCAGCGTGGCGACCACGCCGCCCGAACGGGCCGTGGTCTGGGGGGCGTCCATGGGACTCGACTCCTCGACTGTGTGTGCTACCGGAAGACCGCGTGGAGGCTGCGTGCCCCTCGCCTGTCGAACGAGTGCCGAACGAGTGCGGCAAACGATGTGCATCATACATGTCGTGTGTATCGCGCACGTCATGTGTGCCATGCACATGCATATGAGACGATGGAGCCATGGACAGTCCGGCGCACGAGGTCGAGTACGAGCAGATGCTGCTCAGCCGCCACACCTTCCTGAACAAGGGCGGCGGCCGTCGCAAGGACGGCGTGCTGGAACGCAGCGCCTACATCCTGCTCAGCCGCATCCGGGTGCAGGGGCCCATGTCCATCGGCGAGCTCAGCGACGCCTTCGGGCTCGACGCCTCCACCCTCAACCGGCAGACCGCCGCCGCGATGCGCGCCGGACTGGTCGAACGCATCCCGGACCCCGAGGGCGGGATGGCCCGCAAGTTCCGCCTCACCGACAAGGGCGGCCGGCTCCTCGACGAGGAGCGCGAGGGGATCGTCCGCTCGCTCGACCAGGTGATGGCCGACTGGTCAGACGACGACATCGCCGCCTTCGCGTCCTACCTCAAGCGGTTCAACACCGGCATTGAACGGATCGGCGGCCGTCCCTGGCCCCGGCCCTGAGCCCGGGCCGGCCACCGCGCGGCGGCGCCCGTCACCATCCGGTCAGCAGCAGATGGTTCAGCAGCAGCGCCACCACCGCCTGCGCGCCGAGCCACGCCCGTACGCCGCTCACCAGCGCCCCCGCCGGCAGCAGCCACATCGCGAACGGCAGCCAGATCCGTTCCGTCTCCGCCTTGCTCATCCCGGACAGGTCCGCCGCCAGCAGGGCGGCCAGCGCCGCCCCCACCAGCACCGCGAGCCGCACCTGGGCGGACCACCACGCGGGCCGCAGGCGCATGTCCGCGAGCCACCGCGCCGGTCGCAGCCGTGCCGGCCGTACGTCCGCCCGGCCCACCGCGCCGGCCGGCACACCCCCCGCCCGGCGCAGTCCCGCCACCGTCGCAGGACCCACCACCAGTACCGTGCACGCCAGGTTGGCCCACACCCAGTAGCCGTACGGCCTGATCCCGCCCGCCCCCTGGTAATAGCGCCGCACCAGCAGCCGGTACGCCTCCCACCAGTCGAAGCCCAGCCAGGTGAACACCACCGGAACCACCGCGCACCCCGTCACCAGCCACGGCAGCACCGCCCGGCGCCGCGAGCCCAGCAGCAGTACCGCGCCCGCGAGGACGACGAACAGCGTGAGGCCGTAGGAGAGATAGACCGTCAGCCCGAACAGCAGCCCCGCGCCGAGGCCGAAGGCCCACACCCCGCGGCCCGTCACCGCGAGCGCCAGACACGCCACCGCCCACGCCGCGACCCCCGCGAAATACCCGTCCGCCGAGGCCCCCACCCACACCGCGGTCGGGGCCAGGACCACGAACGGCGCGGCCCTGCGCGCCAGTTGCTCGCCCGCCAGCGCCCGCACGGCGACGAGGACCGCGACCGCCGCCGACGTCCCCACGGTGACGCACCACACCCCCGCCCACGCGCCGCCGCCCAGCCCGATCCGGTCGAGCAGGACGAAGGTGAGGGTCGACGCCGGGGGATGCCCGGCCACGTGCGGCGGCCAGTGCTCCGGGGAGTCCAGCAGGATGTGGTGGGTGAAGTCCCGCAGTGTGGCGGGGATGTCGGAGAAGCGGTCCACGGCACGCAGATACTCGTAGCGGGTGGTCAGCCGGCGCGCGAGCCCGCGCTGCCACCCGTCGACGAGGGCGAGGGAGAACGTCCACGCCAGCGCCGCACCCCACACGGAGGCCAGGAGCGCCCGCCACGGCAGCCGGGCGGCGAGCGCGGGACCGTACGCCACCACCAGGACCGCCACGGCCACCGCGGCCGGGGTCCCCGGACCCACGTGCGGCGCCCAGTTGGCGTACAACGGCGGCCACCCCACGTGGAGCGTGCCGTCCCGGCGCTCGATCGCGGTGCCGATCAGCGCGGCCGCCGTCACGAGCAGCGCGGCGGCCAGGACGGCGTACAGATCACGACGGCGGTCACGGCGGGGGTCCTGCGGGCGGTCGGGGCGGCGGTCGTGCGGGCGGCCGCCAAAGCGGTCGCGGAGGGGAGCGCGGTTCACACCGGAACGCTAGGCCGCGGGCGGGCGGGACGGGCGGCGGCCGGGGCGGACGTCAGTGTTTCGTCATGGTTCGCAGCGGCTTCGCGTGAGTGATCCGCGCCTACGGTCGGGCACATGGCACGGACCACCCTCCTCACCCGCTCACCCTTCGCGCCCGCCTTCTGGCGCAGCCCCGTGCGCGGCACCCGGTTCACCGCGCTGCTCGGTGTCGTCCTGCTCGGCGGGATCACCCTGCTCTTCGTCACCGGACTGCTGTCGTACGCCGCCTACAACCCGGATCTGTCACCGGTCAACGACAAGACGCCGGACAAGGGCATACTCGGCTTCTACCTCTTCGACTGGCCCACCGATCCGCCCTGGCTCTACCGGCTCACCCAGGGCATCCACGTCACGCTCGGCGTCACCCTGATCCCGGTGCTGCTCGGCAAGCTCTGGTCGGTGGTGCCGAAGCTGTTCACGCTGCCGCCCGCGCGCTCCCTCGCCCACGCGGCCGAACGGCTCTCGCTGCTGCTCCTGGTCGGCGGCGCGCTCTTCGAGTTCACCACCGGCGTGCTCAACGTCCAGCTCGACTACGTCTTCCCCGGCTCCTTCTACCCGCTGCACTTCTACGGGGCATGGGTGTTCTTCGCCGCTT
The DNA window shown above is from Streptomyces sp. NBC_00670 and carries:
- a CDS encoding MFS transporter — encoded protein: MGAGAKAGTAGPGYKWIALSNTTLGVLIATMDASIVIISLPAIFRGIGLDPLAPGNIGYLLWMILGYLLVSAVLVVVLGRLGDMFGRVRIYNLGFLIFACASVALSLDPFRAGAGALWLILWRMVQAFGGSMLTANSAAILTDAFPSRQRGMALGINQITALAGQFLGLLAGGLLAAVDWRAVFWVSVPVSITGTVWSYLSLREITTGRPGRVDWFGNVTFAAGAGILLAGITYGIQPYGSDATGWGNPWVLAGLFGGVFLLLVFCVVESRVAEPMFKLSLFKVRAFAAGNLAALLTAIARGGLQFMLIIWLQGIWLPLHGYEFEDTPLWAGIFMLPLTVGFLIAGPVSGFLSDRFGARLFSTTGLVLVAASFLGLLALPVDFDYPLFAALLLLSGIGQGMFSSPNTSSIMGSVPPEYRGVASGMRSTFQNSGTALSIGVFFSLMISGLASSLPAALNSGLQAHGVPAGTAEQAASLPPVSTLFATFLGNNPIAHLLASGDTLDRLTTAQRDVLTGHSFFPQLVSGPFHHGLTIVFGVAAGMALVAAGASALRGRHHPGPRSESPVTDDPVTDDPVTDDGRRPARERR
- a CDS encoding cysteine hydrolase family protein — translated: MTTLSGRPHTALLVIDVQNDVMAGAHDRDGVVANIAALVDRARAEDVPVVWVQHSDEGLVRDSEGWRYVPELVRRESEPVVHKKYGDSFEDTELEEVLAGRGVGRVVVTGAQTDMCVRSTLHGAFVRGYDVTLVGDAHTTEDLTAHGAPAPEQVIAHTNLYWGFHNGPGRRAETVGTKEVTFTAAAPAGTEG
- a CDS encoding MFS transporter; this encodes MDAPQTTARSGGVVATLALAGITAAIMQTLVTPLLPELPQILHTSSANAAWVITITLLVGGVCVPISGRLGDLLGKRRMLLACAVPLIAGSVVCALSSSVTPMIIGRGLQGMGMGMVPLGIALLRDVVPMEKLSSSIALVSASMGIGGGLGLPIAAAVAQYANWRVLFWGSAGLAVVVAVLIWFMIPDVPAGAKGQRFDVPGALGLAVGLVSLLLAISEGADWGWGSATTLGLFALAVVALAGWGWWERRTTDPLIDLRTAAVPRVLLTNAASIFVGFAMYASMLVMPQLLQFPEATGYGLGQSMLAAGLWMAPGGVMMMFVSPLGGKLTNAQGPKFTLVCGALVIAVGYGVSMPLMGSAWGLMVVGIVINSGVGLAYGAMPALIMSSVPLNETAAANGFNTLMRSLGTSIGSAVIGVILAQMTTTLGGHSFASESGFRTALLVGGGLALVSALIAAVIPAVRGGGSGGAEAAPAVPAKEAAVEG
- a CDS encoding MarR family winged helix-turn-helix transcriptional regulator, whose translation is MDSPAHEVEYEQMLLSRHTFLNKGGGRRKDGVLERSAYILLSRIRVQGPMSIGELSDAFGLDASTLNRQTAAAMRAGLVERIPDPEGGMARKFRLTDKGGRLLDEEREGIVRSLDQVMADWSDDDIAAFASYLKRFNTGIERIGGRPWPRP